The Streptomyces sp. A2-16 sequence GAGCGGCGGGCCGTCCGGGCCCGCGTCGAAGGCGAAGCGCACGACGACGGCGTCCGGGGGTCCGCCGCGGGCCGGGGCGACGGCCAGCGTCTGGACGTAACCGCCGGGTCCCTGAGCCGTCCGCACCCGCCAGCGCACCAGGTATCCGGCGCGTCCGGAGACGGCGACGTGCTCCGACCTGACGATCCGGTGGCTGCGAATGGCGCCGTAGGAGCTGTCGGCGGCCTGCGGTATGTCCTTCTCGGCGAGGGCTTCCGGGGATCTCGCCGGGTTCCCGGGCAGCGTCCGGGCGAAGACCTTGCCGCCCCCGGTGGTCATCACCACGTTGTCGCGGGTCACGTACTTCGCGGGGACCCAGCCCTCGGGCAACGGCAGGCTGATGCCGTCGAGTTCGTCGACCAGGCGGGACGGTGACGGGGGCGGCGTCGGGGCCGGGGACGGGGAGGCCGGGACGGGCGGCGGTGCGGTGACCGTCGGTGCCGTGTCCGCCACCACGTCGTCCCCGTGGCCCCGGGCGAGGGCGAACGCCCCGCTGACGATCGCCGCGACGAGGACGGCCCCGGAGACCGTGAGGGCGACGGCCTTGGCCCGCCCCGAGGCCCCGCCGGCCGCTCGTGGCGGGCCGGGCGCCCCGGGGAGGCGCCGGTGGTCCGTCCAGGCGGTCCCGTCCCACCGGCGCTCCAGATGCGGGGCGTCGGGGTCCGGGTACCAGCCGGGCGGGAGCGTGCTGCTCATTGGGGCACTGTAGGGCGGGACCTACAGCGGTGTGACGTACGCCCCCGAGATGCCGCCGTCGACGAGGAAGTCGCTGGCGTTGACGAAGGAGGAGTCGTCGCTGGCCAGGAAGGCGACGGCGGCGGCGATCTCCTCGGCCTCGGCGAACCGGCCGACCGGAATGTGGACCAGGCGGCGGGCGGCCCGCTCGGGGTCCTTGGCGAACAGTTCCTGGAGCAGCGGGGTGTTGACCGGCCCGGGGCACAGGGCGTTGACGCGGATGCCCTCCCTCGCGAACTGCACGCCCAGTTCCCGGGACATGGCGAGCACGCCGCCCTTGGAAGCGGTGTAGGAGATCTGCGAGGTCGCCGCGCCCATCCGGGCCACGAAGGACGCCGTGTTGATGATGGAACCCTTGCCCTGGCGCTGCATGTAGGGGATCGCGGCCTTGCAGCACAGGTAGACGGAGGTCAGGTTGACCTCCTGGACGCGCTTCCAGGCCTCCAGCCCTGTCTCCAGGATGGAGTCGTCGTCGGGCGGCGAGATGCCCGCGTTGTTGAAGGCGACGTCGACGCTGCCGTAGGTGTCGTACGCCGTCCTGAACAGGGCCTCGACCTGCTCCTGGTCGGTGACGTCGACCTTCACGAAGATGCCGCCGACCTCCTCGGCGGCGGCCTTGCCGCGGGCCTCGTCGACATCGGCGCAGACGACGTTCGCGCCCTCGGAGGCGAGCCGGCGGGCGGTGGCGAGCCCGATGCCGCTGCCGGCTCCGGTGATGACGGCCGTACGGCCGACAAGGCGACGGCACACAATCTGATCGGTCACTGGGCGGGGCCTTCCGTGCTGATGAAGACGT is a genomic window containing:
- a CDS encoding DUF2510 domain-containing protein, which encodes MSSTLPPGWYPDPDAPHLERRWDGTAWTDHRRLPGAPGPPRAAGGASGRAKAVALTVSGAVLVAAIVSGAFALARGHGDDVVADTAPTVTAPPPVPASPSPAPTPPPSPSRLVDELDGISLPLPEGWVPAKYVTRDNVVMTTGGGKVFARTLPGNPARSPEALAEKDIPQAADSSYGAIRSHRIVRSEHVAVSGRAGYLVRWRVRTAQGPGGYVQTLAVAPARGGPPDAVVVRFAFDAGPDGPPLADMDRITRGIRSVDR
- a CDS encoding 3-oxoacyl-ACP reductase, yielding MTDQIVCRRLVGRTAVITGAGSGIGLATARRLASEGANVVCADVDEARGKAAAEEVGGIFVKVDVTDQEQVEALFRTAYDTYGSVDVAFNNAGISPPDDDSILETGLEAWKRVQEVNLTSVYLCCKAAIPYMQRQGKGSIINTASFVARMGAATSQISYTASKGGVLAMSRELGVQFAREGIRVNALCPGPVNTPLLQELFAKDPERAARRLVHIPVGRFAEAEEIAAAVAFLASDDSSFVNASDFLVDGGISGAYVTPL